From Apium graveolens cultivar Ventura chromosome 9, ASM990537v1, whole genome shotgun sequence, the proteins below share one genomic window:
- the LOC141682838 gene encoding pentatricopeptide repeat-containing protein At2g29760, chloroplastic-like, giving the protein MHTVTHLFLNPMKQLTPTLSFRQLKQLQAHLITTSKPNTLNTLLSFFTHSHTPQNTLFLYNQMLKNPNSHNHFTFTLALKACSLLHSHPKGQEIHAHVIKTSHFSDIFIQNSLIHFYLQQNDIVSSCRVFDCVINPDVVSWTSIISGLSKCGMEEEALVKFSKMNVRPNCTTIVTVLSACISIRAVKIGKCVCCYGLKNFEYDNGVLGNVVLDFFVKFGGLECVWYLFGRLRRRDVVSWTTMVGGFVQRGFFEGSVRVFQEMVREGEVEPNEATVVSVLSACSLVGDLSLGRWVHSYVSSRDDLVMNRNVGNALVNLYVKCGNMDLAIRVFRGLGVKDVVSWSTMISGLAMNGHAGLVNQGLMLFKAMDGVYGISPYMKHYACIVDMYGRAGLLKEAERFIEDMPVEADGSIWGALLNACNIYGSEEMILRTRQSLSKTKDVTVGTFALLSNTYASSNRWDDANKVRDSMRRMGLKKTAGCSWIEVD; this is encoded by the exons atgCACACAGTGACACACCTGTTCTTGAATCCCATGAAACAACTAACCCCAACTCTCTCCTTCAGACAACTCAAACAACTCCAAGCTCATCTCATTACAACCTCAAAACCCAACACTTTAAACACCTTACTGTCTTTTTTCACACACTCACACACTccccaaaataccctttttctCTACAACCAAATGCTCAAGAACCCAAATTCACACAACCATTTCACATTCACTCTTGCCCTAAAGGCCTGTTCTTTACTTCATTCACACCCAAAAGGCCAAGAAATTCATGCCCATGTCATCaaaacatcacatttttctgaCATTTTTATTCAGAATTCTTTGATTCATTTTTATTTGCAGCAGAATGATATTGTCTCTTCTTGTCGGGTTTTTGATTGTGTGATTAACCCTGATGTTGTTTCTTGGACTTCGATTATTTCAGGGCTTTCGAAATGTGGGATGGAGGAGGAGGCTTTGGTGAAGTTCTCGAAAATGAATGTGAGGCCTAATTGTACTACTATTGTTACTGTTTTATCTGCTTGTATTAGTATTAGAGCTGTTAAGATTGGTAAATGTGTTTGTTGTTATGGTTTAAAGAATTTTGAATATGATAATGGGGTTTTAGGGAATGTGGTTTTGGATTTTTTTGTGAAGTTTGGGGGTTTAGAGTGTGTGTGGTATTTGTTTGGTAGATTGCGTAGGAGAGATGTGGTTTCTTGGACTACGATGGTGGGGGGTTTTGTGCAGAGAGGGTTTTTTGAGGGTTCGGTTAGGGTGTTTCAGGAAATGGTGAGAGAGGGTGAGGTTGAGCCTAATGAGGCTACGGTTGTTAGTGTGTTGTCAGCTTGCTCTTTGGTTGGGGATTTGAGTTTGGGTCGGTGGGTTCATTCTTATGTGAGTAGTAGGGATGATCTTGTGATGAATAGGAATGTGGGGAATGCTTTGGTGAATTTGTATGTGAAATGTGGGAATATGGATTTGGCTATTAGGGTGTTCCGCGGGCTTGGAGTCAAGGATGTAGTGTCGTGGAGTACTATGATTAGCGGTTTGGCAATGAATGG TCATGCGGGGTTGGTTAATCAAGGGTTAATGCTCTTTAAAGCCATGGATGGCGTGTATGGCATTTCACCCTACATGAAGCATTATGCTTGTATTGTTGATATGTATGGTCGAGCAGGCCTCTTAAAAGAAGCCGAGCGCTTTATTGAGGATATGCCCGTGGAAGCTGATGGTTCCATTTGGGGAGCATTACTTAATGCTTGCAATATTTATGGGAGCGAGGAGATGATTCTGCGAACTAGACAGTCTCTTTCTAAGACCAAAGATGTAACAGTGGGAACTTTTGCTTTGTTATCAAACACATATGCTAGTTCCAACAGGTGGGATGATGCAAATAAGGTTCGAGACTCAATGAGGCGCATGGGTTTGAAAAAGACTGCTGGATGCAGCTGGATTGAGGTTGACTAG
- the LOC141687029 gene encoding uncharacterized protein LOC141687029 isoform X1, with product MEKNTDQNPYSLAGILNLTASEPYFLFNFLVFFSYIPIRLSASSVLSPHFTSHLLHREIQAFLAFCIFAAVKMVKEETWEAFIADTLFYAEVFLVAIALVLDYHLAIWYMLAFLVIYTFTQQPPYLSLGTSNQLTPLQLETILTEGRTSKFWLVEFRALSSSNCVRTSRIFPELSITFSNKNLSFGTVDIGLFPNVAPKFGISLGHSKQLPTYILFENAEEVARFPEFNLEAKASIPVVTKKLLCRHFELDKRLLDYVNGK from the exons ATGGAGAAAAACACCGATCAAAACCCCTACTCACTCGCCGGAATCTTGAATTTAACGGCGTCGGAACCCTACTTTCTCTTCAACTTCCTCGTCTTCTTCTCCTACATTCCTATCCGCTTATCAGCCTCCTCTGTTCTCTCTCCTCATTTCACCTCTCATCTTCTTCACCGT GAGATTCAAGCTTTTCTTGCATTTTGTATTTTTGCTGCTGTAAAG ATGGTGAAAGAGGAAACATGGGAAGCTTTCATTGCGGATACTTTGTTTTACGCAGAG GTATTCCTCGTTGCTATTGCTTTGGTCCTGGATTATCATCTTGCTATCTGGTACATGTTGGCATTTTTAG TTATATATACATTCACCCAACAACCTCCATACCTAAGTTTAG GTACTTCAAATCAGTTGACACCTCTGCAATTGGAAACTATCCTGACTGAAGGGCGCACATCGAAGTTTTGGCTG GTTGAATTTCGTGCTTTATCCTCTTCAAATTGCGTACGGACGAGTCGTATTTTTCCTGAGCTTTCAATCAC ATTCTCAAACAAAAATCTGTCGTTTGGGACAGTTGATATTGGCCTCTTTCCAAACGTTGCGCCAAAATTTGGAATCTCTCTTG GACACAGTAAACAACTTCCCACATATATATTGTTTGAGAACGCAGAAGAGGTTGCACGCTTTCCTGAGTTCAACTTGGAAGCAAAAGCCTCCATTCCTGTTGTAACAAAG AAACTTCTTTGCCGGCACTTTGAGCTTGACAAACGACTGCTTGATTATGTGAATGGTAAATAG
- the LOC141687029 gene encoding uncharacterized protein LOC141687029 isoform X2: protein MEKNTDQNPYSLAGILNLTASEPYFLFNFLVFFSYIPIRLSASSVLSPHFTSHLLHREIQAFLAFCIFAAVKMVKEETWEAFIADTLFYAEVFLVAIALVLDYHLAIWYMLAFLVIYTFTQQPPYLSLGTSNQLTPLQLETILTEGRTSKFWLVEFRALSSSNCVRTSRIFPELSITFSNKNLSFGTVDIGLFPNVAPKFGISLVWSLYLFVNG from the exons ATGGAGAAAAACACCGATCAAAACCCCTACTCACTCGCCGGAATCTTGAATTTAACGGCGTCGGAACCCTACTTTCTCTTCAACTTCCTCGTCTTCTTCTCCTACATTCCTATCCGCTTATCAGCCTCCTCTGTTCTCTCTCCTCATTTCACCTCTCATCTTCTTCACCGT GAGATTCAAGCTTTTCTTGCATTTTGTATTTTTGCTGCTGTAAAG ATGGTGAAAGAGGAAACATGGGAAGCTTTCATTGCGGATACTTTGTTTTACGCAGAG GTATTCCTCGTTGCTATTGCTTTGGTCCTGGATTATCATCTTGCTATCTGGTACATGTTGGCATTTTTAG TTATATATACATTCACCCAACAACCTCCATACCTAAGTTTAG GTACTTCAAATCAGTTGACACCTCTGCAATTGGAAACTATCCTGACTGAAGGGCGCACATCGAAGTTTTGGCTG GTTGAATTTCGTGCTTTATCCTCTTCAAATTGCGTACGGACGAGTCGTATTTTTCCTGAGCTTTCAATCAC ATTCTCAAACAAAAATCTGTCGTTTGGGACAGTTGATATTGGCCTCTTTCCAAACGTTGCGCCAAAATTTGGAATCTCTCTTG TTTGGTCTCTGTATCTTTTTGTCAATGGCTAA